One region of Etheostoma spectabile isolate EspeVRDwgs_2016 chromosome 21, UIUC_Espe_1.0, whole genome shotgun sequence genomic DNA includes:
- the kcnh6b gene encoding potassium voltage-gated channel subfamily H member 6 isoform X1 produces MSDSDLMKSGGPASKGPECRSPPTPRMDLLSPSKVKDRSQNVTEKVTQVLSLESDVLPEYKLQVPETTWWILLHYSPFKAFWDWIILILVLYTAVFTPLSATFLLDEHGDLRQRSCGYTCSPLNVADLMVDVLFIVDIVINLRTTYVDQNDEVVTQASRIAKHYVKGWFPIDLFAAIPFDLLIFRSGSDEMATLTSLLKTARLLRLVRVARKLDRYSEYGAAVLFLLMCTFVLIAHWLACIWYAIGFVERPYTETGWLDNLAEQVGKLYNDSDSTSGPSVKDKYVTALYFTLSSLTSVGFGNVSPNTNSEKIFSICVMVIGSLMYASIFGNVSAIIQRLYNGTTRYHTQMLRVKEFIRFHQIPGCLRQRLEEYFQHAWSYTNGIDMNAVLKGFPESLQADICLHLNRSLLQNFKAFHGGSQACLRALGMRFKTVHAPPGDTLIHYGDILDSLFFISRGSIHVIRDDVVVAILEKNDIFGEPIHLYDVPGKSNSDVHTVTYCDLHRVQRDDLLEVLDIYPTFADNFWRNLKITFDLRDADQVPPIITTDDSGDDCGYRHKPKHRIHTLDCRIRPDGIDHEDSYPLQSFHHGHSHPQAHWDDHCSCGSPCSQSSEDLAKPLAHGAKVELYPPEDARQDYSTSVVQLIPLSGTSVGREAVLDRGLQASSLNVPGTYQYWPERQSQQFSSRAWRSSSVRNSYHPPPFTGQRQPSELESRLEVLHSQLNRLETRMTADINVILQLLQRQIAPVPPAYSTVSSGTLPTDSPALYETGTPVQNSICPISPIQMDSCAATQSSTQSDPQFTKKSQESLSSGIQMTVTSNDTMFMAVTPETETHTGLTPQLALSSVKSSLMGNPKLYGSLRYPSLPGDLDITSGLAEIQKRLSEPVLPVT; encoded by the exons ATGTCTGACTCCGACCTTATGAAGAGTGGGGGACCAGCCAGCAAGGGCCCCGAATGTCGCTCACCTCCAACTCCCAGAATGGACCTGCTCAGCCCCTCCAAGGTGAAGGACCGCTCTCAGAACGTCACAGAGAAGGTCACGCAG GTACTTTCTTTGGAGTCTGATGTACTGCCCGAATACAAGCTCCAGGTGCCAGAGACAACATGGTGGATCTTGCTTCATTACAGCCCCTTCAAGGCGTTTTGGGACTGGATTATTCTCATCCTGGTCCTCTACACAGCTGTTTTCACTCCTTTATCAGCTACCTTCCTCCTGGATGAACACGGGGATTTACGGCAAAGGAGTTGTGGCTACACATGTAGCCCTCTAAATGTGGCAGACCTTATGGTGGATGTGTTGTTTATTGTGGATATAGTCATCAACCTTCGCACAACGTACGTGGATCAAAACGACGAGGTGGTCACACAGGCGAGCCGGATAGCCAAGCACTACGTCAAAGGCTGGTTCCCGATTGATCTGTTTGCAGCGATTCCTTTTGACCTTCTCATTTTCAGATCTGGCTCTGACGAG ATGGCAACCTTAACCAGCCTGCTGAAAACCGCTCGGCTGTTGCGACTGGTCCGTGTGGCAAGAAAGCTGGACCGGTATTCTGAATACGGGGCTGCTGTCCTGTTCTTGCTCATGTGCACCTTTGTGCTCATCGCCCACTGGCTCGCCTGCATTTGGTACGCTATTGGCTTTGTGGAGAGGCCGTACACAGAGACTGGCTGGCTAGACAACCTGGCCGAACAAGTGGGCAAGTTATACAACGACAGTGACTCCACATCCGGTCCATCAGTCAAAGACAAGTACGTCACCGCTCTTTACTTCACCTTGAGCAGTTTGACGAGCGTAGGGTTCGGTAACGTCTCTCCAAACACCAACTCAGAGAAGATCTTCTCCATCTGCGTCATGGTCATTGGCT CCCTCATGTATGCCAGCATATTTGGGAATGTGTCAGCCATCATCCAGCGGTTGTACAATGGCACAACACGCTACCACACCCAGATGCTGCGAGTCAAAGAGTTCATCCGATTCCACCAAATCCCAGGTTGCCTTCGCCAAAGGCTGGAAGAGTACTTCCAGCATGCCTGGTCCTACACAAATGGCATTGACATGAATGCa GTTCTGAAGGGATTTCCAGAGTCTTTACAGGCAGACATCTGTTTGCACTTGAACAGATCTCTGCTACAGAACTTTAAGGCTTTTCATGGTGGCAGTCAAGCCTGTCTGCGCGCCTTGGGTATGAGGTTCAAGACAGTCCACGCTCCTCCTGGAGATACTCTGATCCACTATGGAGACATCCTGGACTCTCTCTTCTTCATCTCACGTGGTTCTATCCATGTCATTAGGGATGATGTGGTGGTCGCCATATTAG AAAAGAATGACATCTTTGGAGAGCCTATCCACCTGTATGATGTGCCGGGGAAGTCCAATTCGGACGTACACACCGTCACCTACTGTGACCTGCACCGCGTCCAGAGGGACGACCTGCTGGAGGTCCTTGATATCTACCCTACCTTTGCAGACAATTTCTGGAGGAACCTGAAGATAACTTTTGACCTAAGAGAC GCTGATCAAGTACCACCAATAATAACAACTGATGATTCTGGTGACGACTGTGGGTATCGCCACAAGCCGAAACACCGAATCCACACCCTGGACTGCAGAATCAGGCCAG ATGGAATCGATCATGAAGACTCGTACCCCCTTCAGTCCTTCCATCATGGTCACTCACATCCTCAGGCCCACTGGGATGACCACTGTAGCTGCGGATCCCCGTGTTCCCAGTCTAGTGAAGACCTGGCTAAGCCTCTTGCCCATGGTGCCAAAGTGGAGCTTTACCCACCAGAAGATGCCAGACAGGACTACTCCACCTCTGTAGTGCAGCTGATCCCCCTGAGTGGCACCTCAGTGGGGAGGGAGGCAGTGTTGGATCGGGGCCTTCAAG CTTCATCTTTGAATGTGCCAGGAACTTATCAATACTGGCCAGAACGTCAGTCACAACAGTTTTCCAGTCGTGCCTGGCGATCTTCCTCTGTCCGCAACTCATACCACCCCCCACCATTCACAGGACAACGACAGCCCAGTGAGCTGGAGTCGCGACTTGAGGTTTTACACTCCCAGCTCAACAG ACTGGAGACTCGCATGACAGCCGACATCAACGTTATTCTCCAGCTCCTCCAGAGGCAGATTGCTCCTGTCCCTCCTGCTTACAGCACTGTATCGTCTGGTACCCTCCCGACTGACTCACCTGCCCTGTATGAAACCGGGACACCAGTCCAGAACAGCATTTGCCCCATTTCCCCCATACAGATGGACAGCTGTGCAGCCACACAG AGCTCGACTCAGAGTGACCCTCAATTCACCAAGAAGTCCCAGGAGTCGCTGTCCAGCGGTATCCAGATGACTGTGACGTCAAACGACACCATGTTCATGGCCGTCACCCCCGAAACTGAGACCCACACGGGGTTGACTCCGCAGCTGGCCCTGTCATCAGTCAAATCCTCCCTCATGGGGAACCCCAAGCTGTACGGCAGTCTCCGATACCCCTCGCTGCCGGGGGACCTGGACATCACCTCAGGACTGGCTGAGATCCAGAAACGCCTCTCAGAGCCTGTGCTGCCCGTCACCTGA
- the kcnh6b gene encoding potassium voltage-gated channel subfamily H member 6 isoform X2 has translation MSDSDLMKSGGPASKGPECRSPPTPRMDLLSPSKVLSLESDVLPEYKLQVPETTWWILLHYSPFKAFWDWIILILVLYTAVFTPLSATFLLDEHGDLRQRSCGYTCSPLNVADLMVDVLFIVDIVINLRTTYVDQNDEVVTQASRIAKHYVKGWFPIDLFAAIPFDLLIFRSGSDEMATLTSLLKTARLLRLVRVARKLDRYSEYGAAVLFLLMCTFVLIAHWLACIWYAIGFVERPYTETGWLDNLAEQVGKLYNDSDSTSGPSVKDKYVTALYFTLSSLTSVGFGNVSPNTNSEKIFSICVMVIGSLMYASIFGNVSAIIQRLYNGTTRYHTQMLRVKEFIRFHQIPGCLRQRLEEYFQHAWSYTNGIDMNAVLKGFPESLQADICLHLNRSLLQNFKAFHGGSQACLRALGMRFKTVHAPPGDTLIHYGDILDSLFFISRGSIHVIRDDVVVAILEKNDIFGEPIHLYDVPGKSNSDVHTVTYCDLHRVQRDDLLEVLDIYPTFADNFWRNLKITFDLRDADQVPPIITTDDSGDDCGYRHKPKHRIHTLDCRIRPDGIDHEDSYPLQSFHHGHSHPQAHWDDHCSCGSPCSQSSEDLAKPLAHGAKVELYPPEDARQDYSTSVVQLIPLSGTSVGREAVLDRGLQASSLNVPGTYQYWPERQSQQFSSRAWRSSSVRNSYHPPPFTGQRQPSELESRLEVLHSQLNRLETRMTADINVILQLLQRQIAPVPPAYSTVSSGTLPTDSPALYETGTPVQNSICPISPIQMDSCAATQSSTQSDPQFTKKSQESLSSGIQMTVTSNDTMFMAVTPETETHTGLTPQLALSSVKSSLMGNPKLYGSLRYPSLPGDLDITSGLAEIQKRLSEPVLPVT, from the exons ATGTCTGACTCCGACCTTATGAAGAGTGGGGGACCAGCCAGCAAGGGCCCCGAATGTCGCTCACCTCCAACTCCCAGAATGGACCTGCTCAGCCCCTCCAAG GTACTTTCTTTGGAGTCTGATGTACTGCCCGAATACAAGCTCCAGGTGCCAGAGACAACATGGTGGATCTTGCTTCATTACAGCCCCTTCAAGGCGTTTTGGGACTGGATTATTCTCATCCTGGTCCTCTACACAGCTGTTTTCACTCCTTTATCAGCTACCTTCCTCCTGGATGAACACGGGGATTTACGGCAAAGGAGTTGTGGCTACACATGTAGCCCTCTAAATGTGGCAGACCTTATGGTGGATGTGTTGTTTATTGTGGATATAGTCATCAACCTTCGCACAACGTACGTGGATCAAAACGACGAGGTGGTCACACAGGCGAGCCGGATAGCCAAGCACTACGTCAAAGGCTGGTTCCCGATTGATCTGTTTGCAGCGATTCCTTTTGACCTTCTCATTTTCAGATCTGGCTCTGACGAG ATGGCAACCTTAACCAGCCTGCTGAAAACCGCTCGGCTGTTGCGACTGGTCCGTGTGGCAAGAAAGCTGGACCGGTATTCTGAATACGGGGCTGCTGTCCTGTTCTTGCTCATGTGCACCTTTGTGCTCATCGCCCACTGGCTCGCCTGCATTTGGTACGCTATTGGCTTTGTGGAGAGGCCGTACACAGAGACTGGCTGGCTAGACAACCTGGCCGAACAAGTGGGCAAGTTATACAACGACAGTGACTCCACATCCGGTCCATCAGTCAAAGACAAGTACGTCACCGCTCTTTACTTCACCTTGAGCAGTTTGACGAGCGTAGGGTTCGGTAACGTCTCTCCAAACACCAACTCAGAGAAGATCTTCTCCATCTGCGTCATGGTCATTGGCT CCCTCATGTATGCCAGCATATTTGGGAATGTGTCAGCCATCATCCAGCGGTTGTACAATGGCACAACACGCTACCACACCCAGATGCTGCGAGTCAAAGAGTTCATCCGATTCCACCAAATCCCAGGTTGCCTTCGCCAAAGGCTGGAAGAGTACTTCCAGCATGCCTGGTCCTACACAAATGGCATTGACATGAATGCa GTTCTGAAGGGATTTCCAGAGTCTTTACAGGCAGACATCTGTTTGCACTTGAACAGATCTCTGCTACAGAACTTTAAGGCTTTTCATGGTGGCAGTCAAGCCTGTCTGCGCGCCTTGGGTATGAGGTTCAAGACAGTCCACGCTCCTCCTGGAGATACTCTGATCCACTATGGAGACATCCTGGACTCTCTCTTCTTCATCTCACGTGGTTCTATCCATGTCATTAGGGATGATGTGGTGGTCGCCATATTAG AAAAGAATGACATCTTTGGAGAGCCTATCCACCTGTATGATGTGCCGGGGAAGTCCAATTCGGACGTACACACCGTCACCTACTGTGACCTGCACCGCGTCCAGAGGGACGACCTGCTGGAGGTCCTTGATATCTACCCTACCTTTGCAGACAATTTCTGGAGGAACCTGAAGATAACTTTTGACCTAAGAGAC GCTGATCAAGTACCACCAATAATAACAACTGATGATTCTGGTGACGACTGTGGGTATCGCCACAAGCCGAAACACCGAATCCACACCCTGGACTGCAGAATCAGGCCAG ATGGAATCGATCATGAAGACTCGTACCCCCTTCAGTCCTTCCATCATGGTCACTCACATCCTCAGGCCCACTGGGATGACCACTGTAGCTGCGGATCCCCGTGTTCCCAGTCTAGTGAAGACCTGGCTAAGCCTCTTGCCCATGGTGCCAAAGTGGAGCTTTACCCACCAGAAGATGCCAGACAGGACTACTCCACCTCTGTAGTGCAGCTGATCCCCCTGAGTGGCACCTCAGTGGGGAGGGAGGCAGTGTTGGATCGGGGCCTTCAAG CTTCATCTTTGAATGTGCCAGGAACTTATCAATACTGGCCAGAACGTCAGTCACAACAGTTTTCCAGTCGTGCCTGGCGATCTTCCTCTGTCCGCAACTCATACCACCCCCCACCATTCACAGGACAACGACAGCCCAGTGAGCTGGAGTCGCGACTTGAGGTTTTACACTCCCAGCTCAACAG ACTGGAGACTCGCATGACAGCCGACATCAACGTTATTCTCCAGCTCCTCCAGAGGCAGATTGCTCCTGTCCCTCCTGCTTACAGCACTGTATCGTCTGGTACCCTCCCGACTGACTCACCTGCCCTGTATGAAACCGGGACACCAGTCCAGAACAGCATTTGCCCCATTTCCCCCATACAGATGGACAGCTGTGCAGCCACACAG AGCTCGACTCAGAGTGACCCTCAATTCACCAAGAAGTCCCAGGAGTCGCTGTCCAGCGGTATCCAGATGACTGTGACGTCAAACGACACCATGTTCATGGCCGTCACCCCCGAAACTGAGACCCACACGGGGTTGACTCCGCAGCTGGCCCTGTCATCAGTCAAATCCTCCCTCATGGGGAACCCCAAGCTGTACGGCAGTCTCCGATACCCCTCGCTGCCGGGGGACCTGGACATCACCTCAGGACTGGCTGAGATCCAGAAACGCCTCTCAGAGCCTGTGCTGCCCGTCACCTGA
- the kcnh6b gene encoding potassium voltage-gated channel subfamily H member 6 isoform X3, whose protein sequence is MVQDLLDLQGGKTRACSLQQEFGQNIPTSRKVLSLESDVLPEYKLQVPETTWWILLHYSPFKAFWDWIILILVLYTAVFTPLSATFLLDEHGDLRQRSCGYTCSPLNVADLMVDVLFIVDIVINLRTTYVDQNDEVVTQASRIAKHYVKGWFPIDLFAAIPFDLLIFRSGSDEMATLTSLLKTARLLRLVRVARKLDRYSEYGAAVLFLLMCTFVLIAHWLACIWYAIGFVERPYTETGWLDNLAEQVGKLYNDSDSTSGPSVKDKYVTALYFTLSSLTSVGFGNVSPNTNSEKIFSICVMVIGSLMYASIFGNVSAIIQRLYNGTTRYHTQMLRVKEFIRFHQIPGCLRQRLEEYFQHAWSYTNGIDMNAVLKGFPESLQADICLHLNRSLLQNFKAFHGGSQACLRALGMRFKTVHAPPGDTLIHYGDILDSLFFISRGSIHVIRDDVVVAILEKNDIFGEPIHLYDVPGKSNSDVHTVTYCDLHRVQRDDLLEVLDIYPTFADNFWRNLKITFDLRDADQVPPIITTDDSGDDCGYRHKPKHRIHTLDCRIRPDGIDHEDSYPLQSFHHGHSHPQAHWDDHCSCGSPCSQSSEDLAKPLAHGAKVELYPPEDARQDYSTSVVQLIPLSGTSVGREAVLDRGLQASSLNVPGTYQYWPERQSQQFSSRAWRSSSVRNSYHPPPFTGQRQPSELESRLEVLHSQLNRLETRMTADINVILQLLQRQIAPVPPAYSTVSSGTLPTDSPALYETGTPVQNSICPISPIQMDSCAATQSSTQSDPQFTKKSQESLSSGIQMTVTSNDTMFMAVTPETETHTGLTPQLALSSVKSSLMGNPKLYGSLRYPSLPGDLDITSGLAEIQKRLSEPVLPVT, encoded by the exons ATGGTCCAGGATTTGTTGGACCTACAAGGTGGCAAAACCAGAGCATGCAGCCTCCAGCAAGAATTTGGTCAAAATATTCCGACTTCTAGAAAG GTACTTTCTTTGGAGTCTGATGTACTGCCCGAATACAAGCTCCAGGTGCCAGAGACAACATGGTGGATCTTGCTTCATTACAGCCCCTTCAAGGCGTTTTGGGACTGGATTATTCTCATCCTGGTCCTCTACACAGCTGTTTTCACTCCTTTATCAGCTACCTTCCTCCTGGATGAACACGGGGATTTACGGCAAAGGAGTTGTGGCTACACATGTAGCCCTCTAAATGTGGCAGACCTTATGGTGGATGTGTTGTTTATTGTGGATATAGTCATCAACCTTCGCACAACGTACGTGGATCAAAACGACGAGGTGGTCACACAGGCGAGCCGGATAGCCAAGCACTACGTCAAAGGCTGGTTCCCGATTGATCTGTTTGCAGCGATTCCTTTTGACCTTCTCATTTTCAGATCTGGCTCTGACGAG ATGGCAACCTTAACCAGCCTGCTGAAAACCGCTCGGCTGTTGCGACTGGTCCGTGTGGCAAGAAAGCTGGACCGGTATTCTGAATACGGGGCTGCTGTCCTGTTCTTGCTCATGTGCACCTTTGTGCTCATCGCCCACTGGCTCGCCTGCATTTGGTACGCTATTGGCTTTGTGGAGAGGCCGTACACAGAGACTGGCTGGCTAGACAACCTGGCCGAACAAGTGGGCAAGTTATACAACGACAGTGACTCCACATCCGGTCCATCAGTCAAAGACAAGTACGTCACCGCTCTTTACTTCACCTTGAGCAGTTTGACGAGCGTAGGGTTCGGTAACGTCTCTCCAAACACCAACTCAGAGAAGATCTTCTCCATCTGCGTCATGGTCATTGGCT CCCTCATGTATGCCAGCATATTTGGGAATGTGTCAGCCATCATCCAGCGGTTGTACAATGGCACAACACGCTACCACACCCAGATGCTGCGAGTCAAAGAGTTCATCCGATTCCACCAAATCCCAGGTTGCCTTCGCCAAAGGCTGGAAGAGTACTTCCAGCATGCCTGGTCCTACACAAATGGCATTGACATGAATGCa GTTCTGAAGGGATTTCCAGAGTCTTTACAGGCAGACATCTGTTTGCACTTGAACAGATCTCTGCTACAGAACTTTAAGGCTTTTCATGGTGGCAGTCAAGCCTGTCTGCGCGCCTTGGGTATGAGGTTCAAGACAGTCCACGCTCCTCCTGGAGATACTCTGATCCACTATGGAGACATCCTGGACTCTCTCTTCTTCATCTCACGTGGTTCTATCCATGTCATTAGGGATGATGTGGTGGTCGCCATATTAG AAAAGAATGACATCTTTGGAGAGCCTATCCACCTGTATGATGTGCCGGGGAAGTCCAATTCGGACGTACACACCGTCACCTACTGTGACCTGCACCGCGTCCAGAGGGACGACCTGCTGGAGGTCCTTGATATCTACCCTACCTTTGCAGACAATTTCTGGAGGAACCTGAAGATAACTTTTGACCTAAGAGAC GCTGATCAAGTACCACCAATAATAACAACTGATGATTCTGGTGACGACTGTGGGTATCGCCACAAGCCGAAACACCGAATCCACACCCTGGACTGCAGAATCAGGCCAG ATGGAATCGATCATGAAGACTCGTACCCCCTTCAGTCCTTCCATCATGGTCACTCACATCCTCAGGCCCACTGGGATGACCACTGTAGCTGCGGATCCCCGTGTTCCCAGTCTAGTGAAGACCTGGCTAAGCCTCTTGCCCATGGTGCCAAAGTGGAGCTTTACCCACCAGAAGATGCCAGACAGGACTACTCCACCTCTGTAGTGCAGCTGATCCCCCTGAGTGGCACCTCAGTGGGGAGGGAGGCAGTGTTGGATCGGGGCCTTCAAG CTTCATCTTTGAATGTGCCAGGAACTTATCAATACTGGCCAGAACGTCAGTCACAACAGTTTTCCAGTCGTGCCTGGCGATCTTCCTCTGTCCGCAACTCATACCACCCCCCACCATTCACAGGACAACGACAGCCCAGTGAGCTGGAGTCGCGACTTGAGGTTTTACACTCCCAGCTCAACAG ACTGGAGACTCGCATGACAGCCGACATCAACGTTATTCTCCAGCTCCTCCAGAGGCAGATTGCTCCTGTCCCTCCTGCTTACAGCACTGTATCGTCTGGTACCCTCCCGACTGACTCACCTGCCCTGTATGAAACCGGGACACCAGTCCAGAACAGCATTTGCCCCATTTCCCCCATACAGATGGACAGCTGTGCAGCCACACAG AGCTCGACTCAGAGTGACCCTCAATTCACCAAGAAGTCCCAGGAGTCGCTGTCCAGCGGTATCCAGATGACTGTGACGTCAAACGACACCATGTTCATGGCCGTCACCCCCGAAACTGAGACCCACACGGGGTTGACTCCGCAGCTGGCCCTGTCATCAGTCAAATCCTCCCTCATGGGGAACCCCAAGCTGTACGGCAGTCTCCGATACCCCTCGCTGCCGGGGGACCTGGACATCACCTCAGGACTGGCTGAGATCCAGAAACGCCTCTCAGAGCCTGTGCTGCCCGTCACCTGA